The Mucilaginibacter sp. PAMB04168 genome contains the following window.
TCGCATAACCAACGCAAGGATCTTTGTAAGCTAAGTTGTCCGTATGCATAAGCATTATATACTCTCCCGTTTTAGGGCACCTCAGCACTTTCGGACGTTCGCCAACACGGCCAGGCCCTAGTTTGCCACTGACCTGAACAGGTAAGGCAATACGTTCAAATTTCCAGTTATACAAATCGGCGGATGAATAACAATTAAAACCGGCAAACGCATTACTGGTATCAGAATGCGCTTCACCGAAGATATAAAATTTGCCATGGTCTTTCACCATGTTAGCTCCGTGTGCACTAACCACCTTTCCATTATTATCAAACCACGGAATGCCCGAATAGATAGCGTTGTATTTGCCCAGCTTTTGCGCAAATGAGTTGCAGGCAATTAGTAATAATGCAAACGCCAGTATTAGGTGTCTATTTATTTTCAAAGTCGAGTTTTTATTTGGGTAACCTTATAATGCTATCAATGCAAACCACCTGGCAACCAGTGATAAAGTTGCTTATATATTTGTCAATTTACAAACACAGCGTCAGAAGGACGATGATACGAGAAATTTTGGATTAACGATTACCGGCGGTTTAGTTAAAACACAAAAGCTGGTTCTATCGTTTATTGCTCTGCCAGCAAGGCATGAAAACTAATATTTATTTCAACCTATTTTATATATAGTGCTTAATTCAATTACTTACGCTGCTGAAACATCACCATTTCATTCGTTCTGGATGGCCGGTTACGAATGCTCTGACAAACTGAACTTACACCGTAAGCGTGTTGACTTACTTACCGAAACCGGACACCTGCAACATATCGATTCGGACTACCTTTTACTAAAGCCTTTCGGAATAAAGACTGTGCGTGAAGGAATCCGCTGGAGTGTTGTTGAAACTGAGCCGTACAAGTACGATTGGTTGGCAGTAGAACAAATGTTGCAAAGTGGTAAAAGGAATGGCATTCAACAGGTTTGGGATATTTGTCACTTCGGCTTTCCGGATGATCTGGATCCATTTCATCCTGATTTTTCAGACCGGTTTGTTGCCCTGTGTTGCGCATTCGTTAAATTTTACCGTTCACAACTACCAGATGACGCACTAATCGTAACGCCTATTAACGAGGTAAGCTACCTTTCGTGGCTGGGTGGTGAGTGCGGGGGTACAGCACCCTATTGTGCGGGAAAAGGCTGGGATGTTAAATACCAGCTCATGAGGGCTTATATTAAAGGAGTTGCTGCTATGAAAGAGTTAGACCCTACCATACGTATACTCACAACCGAGCCGCTGGTTAATATGGTTCCTCCTTTAAATGCAACTGACGAGGAGATTGAAGAGGCTTTAAAAGAGCACGAACTGCAATACCAGGCCGTAGATATGCTTTGCGGAAGAATTTGCCCTGAGTTGGGCGGTAAGCCGGAGTATGCTGACCTGTTAGGATTTAATTTCTACTACAACAATCAATGGATAATTGGGCAACAAGGCTTTTTGCCTTGGGCTAACTTGGAGCCTGATCCCAGGTGGCGTTCATTAAGCAGTTTGTTAAAAGAAGCTCATGAAAGATACAGCAGGCCGGTATTATTAACAGAAACCAGTCACTCGGGTACCGACAGGCCTAATTGGATCACTTTTATTGCAAAAGAGTGCCAGTTATTGCTTGAAGAAGACTTTCCGTTATGGGGAGTTTGCCTCTACCCTATTATAGACCGCCCAGATTGGGACAATCTAAGTTACTGGCACCATTCCGGCTTATGGGATCGGGTAGAGACGCCAGACCACATACAACAGCGAATGCTTCACCTGCCTTATGCCGAAGCACTGCAAGATGCTGTAGGCGCCACGAACGCCATTATTAATCGCAGTCAATCAAATACCTTGTTATAGCAAATAATTGTTATTAAGCGCTACGCCTATTATGCTTGTTAATTGCCGACACAGGAACTTGCCTGTGCCGGTGGTAACTGGTCCTTGCTAATTAATCACAGACCTTTTAAGCGAGCCGATAGATAGCTCATATCATTCTTTACCCCTCCTATTGTCTTTTAATAACAAATCCATCATCTTTTCTGCAGCAACTCTACCCTTGTTCTGCAACATCTGGCGCGAGGTATTATCGCCAACTTCATAGGTAATGGCATCCGTACCTAAAGCACGCATCATCCAGCTTTTAGATACATTCCCTCCGTTACCCGATGCCTGCACTCTTGCTTTAAAACCCGGAATGGCCTGTTGGAAGGCATTCAACCATTTATTAGTGAACCCGGGCACCGTAGTGTGAAGGGTATCAATATTAGTGTAAAACACATCATGATAAGTTGAATGGAAGTCGATTCCGAAATACACCTTGGCATCTTCATGAGCCACCATTTTCGTCAAGAACTGCTTAGCAGCCTGTGTTTCGGGCTGTTTAAAGGCATCCCAGTCACGATTTAAATCTACTCCTGCAGCACTATGACGCCAATTACCCTCATCAACACCGTCGGGATTAAGCAAAGGAATCAGCACTAAACGGTACTGTTTCCTAAAAGCTTGAGCCAGCGGAGTATTGCCTGTTACGCTATTTACAAATGCCTGCATGGCCATATAACCTGTCACCTCTGGTGGATGCTGCCTGCTTAATACCACAACCAGCTTTTTACCATCATCGTTCGTGGTTGTTAAGGCCACAATGGGATTACCCAGCAAGCTATTGCCAATAACATACTTCTTAATAAACGGACTGCGGGCCAGGCTATCCATCCAGGCATAAGAATTAGCGGACGATATAATCTCCTGTGCGGCGATTAATGCTGTATCACCGGTTAGATTTAGTTTAAAGGAGGCTTGGGTACTGTCACGACTTAAAGTAACCCGGCCAATATCAGTCCATACTTTAGCTTGGTAACTTATTTTAGGATTGTACCTGTGTTTTACATTTGCATAATTTAGTATGATCGTTATACGCTTACCTGCCTTGCCCCAAACTTTAAACGCGTACCATGGGCTTGGGTTAACAGGCGTATTTTCGGGTTTAATAAGTATTGCAAATGTACTGTCATCTTGCTGAAGAACATCATTGGCGCGGGCGGTCGCAAATTGGTTGCTGAAATGCACAGCATCAAAATCGAAGGTTTTTCGGGCTTGCATTTCAATCACCGCTTTGTTGATAACACGAGTGGCTTCCACCTTCTTCGTTATCGTACAAGCATATAAAACACAGAACCCCAGCACAGTAAAATAAATCCACTTTTTATCTGAAGTACTCATAATCACCGAATTAAATTCATGCCATAGTTCAGGCTTAGGTATTTGAGTGCCGCCCTTGCTATGGCTCCTGATGATTTTGCCCTTAAAGCCGGGGTATTCCTTACGTCAACAC
Protein-coding sequences here:
- a CDS encoding amine oxidase; its protein translation is MLNSITYAAETSPFHSFWMAGYECSDKLNLHRKRVDLLTETGHLQHIDSDYLLLKPFGIKTVREGIRWSVVETEPYKYDWLAVEQMLQSGKRNGIQQVWDICHFGFPDDLDPFHPDFSDRFVALCCAFVKFYRSQLPDDALIVTPINEVSYLSWLGGECGGTAPYCAGKGWDVKYQLMRAYIKGVAAMKELDPTIRILTTEPLVNMVPPLNATDEEIEEALKEHELQYQAVDMLCGRICPELGGKPEYADLLGFNFYYNNQWIIGQQGFLPWANLEPDPRWRSLSSLLKEAHERYSRPVLLTETSHSGTDRPNWITFIAKECQLLLEEDFPLWGVCLYPIIDRPDWDNLSYWHHSGLWDRVETPDHIQQRMLHLPYAEALQDAVGATNAIINRSQSNTLL
- a CDS encoding M14 family metallopeptidase gives rise to the protein MSTSDKKWIYFTVLGFCVLYACTITKKVEATRVINKAVIEMQARKTFDFDAVHFSNQFATARANDVLQQDDSTFAILIKPENTPVNPSPWYAFKVWGKAGKRITIILNYANVKHRYNPKISYQAKVWTDIGRVTLSRDSTQASFKLNLTGDTALIAAQEIISSANSYAWMDSLARSPFIKKYVIGNSLLGNPIVALTTTNDDGKKLVVVLSRQHPPEVTGYMAMQAFVNSVTGNTPLAQAFRKQYRLVLIPLLNPDGVDEGNWRHSAAGVDLNRDWDAFKQPETQAAKQFLTKMVAHEDAKVYFGIDFHSTYHDVFYTNIDTLHTTVPGFTNKWLNAFQQAIPGFKARVQASGNGGNVSKSWMMRALGTDAITYEVGDNTSRQMLQNKGRVAAEKMMDLLLKDNRRGKE